Proteins encoded together in one Olsenella timonensis window:
- a CDS encoding HNH endonuclease produces the protein MSRRNWSRQETLMALAFYLCPPLPRKNWDDSDTEIRLLAGEIGRTESAVCFKIANLKACDPNRTGLGFINAAGMDRQVISEYLADPDATMSEAMWELEQIGIRISYDGEIEASGSSRPSRPRQLGLERVEQVRTRVNQGYFRSVLLANYGGTCCLTGIDIPALLTASHIKPWAAATPSERLMSSNGLLLNALHDRAFDRGLITLDDRYRVVISSRVPHTPTNDQWLYAFDGRKIALPDSNESTWPSLDFIHYHNDRVFERCA, from the coding sequence ATGTCCCGCAGGAACTGGTCACGTCAAGAGACCCTCATGGCGCTCGCCTTCTACCTGTGCCCTCCCCTTCCCCGGAAGAACTGGGACGACAGCGATACCGAGATCCGGCTTCTTGCCGGAGAGATCGGGCGCACGGAGTCTGCTGTCTGCTTCAAGATTGCAAACCTCAAGGCGTGCGACCCAAACCGGACTGGCCTCGGCTTCATCAATGCCGCAGGAATGGACCGACAAGTCATAAGTGAGTACCTCGCCGATCCGGACGCAACCATGTCCGAAGCGATGTGGGAGCTCGAGCAGATCGGGATTCGAATCTCCTACGACGGAGAGATCGAGGCCTCGGGTTCTTCTCGCCCCAGTCGGCCTCGGCAGCTCGGGCTGGAACGTGTTGAGCAGGTTCGCACGCGCGTCAACCAGGGCTACTTCCGCAGCGTGCTTCTTGCCAACTACGGCGGCACCTGCTGTCTCACGGGCATCGACATTCCCGCCCTGCTCACGGCGAGCCACATCAAGCCGTGGGCGGCGGCCACGCCGAGCGAGCGTCTCATGTCTTCGAACGGCCTTTTGCTGAACGCCCTGCACGACCGCGCCTTCGACCGCGGCCTCATCACGCTCGACGACCGCTACCGCGTCGTGATCTCCTCGCGCGTGCCGCACACGCCCACGAACGACCAGTGGCTCTACGCCTTCGACGGGAGGAAGATCGCCCTGCCGGACAGCAACGAGTCAACTTGGCCGAGCCTCGACTTCATCCACTACCACAACGACCGCGTCTTCGAGCGGTGCGCGTGA